A stretch of DNA from Ciona intestinalis unplaced genomic scaffold, KH HT000098.2, whole genome shotgun sequence:
acattacagaatttcgaatccatgagattcgaatccttttgtattcgaatctaattacgggattcggtattctgtttaatgacgtcattacacgtcatctcatatactatattaacaatttttgaaagttattaattttgaaaaaaaatatttttgtgtttgtgggactttcgagagtaaacgtttcgtaacgtcttttcatagcctgctatacgtttcatgacgcaaaaactacccaatagtacaatttttgatcattttacagctcatgatccaacaaggctactatgaaagggtcaataaactgacttatgtgggtaaaattttttttcctataaatataaaaagattcgaaattctagattcggaattctagattcgaattaaagtattctaggatatcctagaatacctaattattctgtaatgtgcatccctactcATGCCACCCCCAACATTACGCCTATGTTCTACAGCTTTATTCGCATTAACGGGGATGAATGTGCCGATGTATAACGCGATACGACGATGCATTCCATTCGCAAGCATGGTGCTTGGATACATTGTGTTTGTAAAGAAGCCAAGCGCGCTTGTGTTTACGTCAATCATGGTGGTGACATCTGGAACAGCTATTGCAGGTAAGTGATTTATTGTATCCGggtatatgaaatatatatggtTGAAATCTTTGTTACAAGACATAGGACTTGATCCATTACCCCGACCGCCCGACACCCATGGATTCAGGCAGGAGTTTGTACTTTACTCCAGTTTTGAAGTATTAACCTAAAAATCCACATAACATGCGTCATAACTTGatgcgagcacgaggtgtataaaacagaacagaaaattaaaaccattttttacaGCCTTTGGAGACCTTCAGTTTGacttaaaatcatatttatacGGCATATCAAGTGTTTTGTTGATGGGACTTCACCTTATTGTACTACAATATAATGGAACGAAGAAAAAGCTTTCGGCGTTAAACCAGTTGTATGTTAACAGCATTAACTGTATACCTATATTTGGGATCTTATTTGCAGGTATTTTACGCGGTAGATATACGTAAACTACATTACATGTAGGGAATATATGATGTAATATCCAACGATACTTAtgagagaaaataaaaattacatgtAAATATGTGTGGAAATAAACGTGCCTACAGTGATA
This window harbors:
- the LOC100178669 gene encoding UDP-galactose/UDP-glucose transporter 7 → MALFALTGMNVPMYNAIRRCIPFASMVLGYIVFVKKPSALVFTSIMVVTSGTAIAAFGDLQFDLKSYLYGISSVLLMGLHLIVLQYNGTKKKLSALNQLYVNSINCIPIFGILFAVNFHKLMEYEHLSEAQFIISFMAVTGCGCLLNYTMFLCTTTNSALTTTCVGVIKSGFTTVIGMFLLGGVEPTVYFITGQIINFSGGMLYSYAKYRENIVLLYKPQTNGA